A window of Microbacterium sp. Root61 genomic DNA:
AAACTAACTTCATGCATACGAACAGCATGACAGGTCTTCGATCGGCGGGGCAAGCTCCTGCCGCCCCGCGCGCACCCGGTCACGAGTCCACCGCCGGTTCGTGAGCGGACGCGATGATGCGCGACAGGCGGTCATCCCGGCGAGTGGCGACTTCGCGGGCGCTCGCAGGCGTGTAATCGAAGACGCCGGCGAGGGACTTGACGCCCAGGCGCCCCTCCGCCACGAGAGCGCTCAGGATGCTGGGAGGGGAGAACCTCTCTCCATGGGCAGCGCGGAGCACCTCGAAGATGGCCAGATACGTGTCGAGCCCGCCGAGATCGGCATTGGCAAGTGGCCCCAACGCGGCCAACCGCGGCGCAAAGGACGAGCTCACGATCTCATCGACGCTCTCGGCCGATATGCCCTCCTCGATGCACAACAGTGCCTCCCGGATGGCGGCGAACTGGATGCGGTTCGCCACGAATCCCGCACCGTTGCGGACGATGACCGGCCGTTTGCCGGCTTGCCGCAGGACGTCGATGACGTTCTCCAACACATCGTTGCTGGTGGCCGTGCCCGGCGCCACCTCCACACACTCCACTTCGTAGGCAGGGTTGAACCAGTGCGTGGCCAGGACGCGCGACGGCTGTGGGACGCACTCGGCCAGTCGATCGATGTCGAGCGAGGAGGTGTTCGACGCGAGAATCGCATCGACCAGAGCAAGGGAACCGAGGCGCGTCCACAGTCGTTGCTTCAGCGCGAGATCCTCCGGAGCCGCCTCGATCACGAGCCGGGCGGATGAGACGGCCTCGAGATCCGGCGTGATCGTGGGAGTCTCCCCAGCGGTCGGCGGCCCATCGGCGCGCAGGCGATCCTTCAGCGAGGCCGCAGCCCCCTCGTCCGGCTCGATGACCGTCACCTCATGCCCGGCACGGGCGAGTGCGATCGCAATCCCTCCGCCCATGATTCCGCCTCCGACGACGGCGGTGCGTATTCGCGTCATGACAGCCTCCTTCCGTCGTATTCGAGTCGCCCCCCGGCGTACGTCATCACGACGCGCAGGCGTTCGCCACCAACGGCGCTTCCACCGAACGCATCGTCGTACTCGACTCGCCCAGGCACTCGCTCCAGCACGACGACGTCCGCGGGGCGGCCAGGGCGCAGCGTTCCGGCATCCGACCGAGCGGCCGCGGCCGCCGTGACCGTCGCGCTGCGCAGCACATCGGCGAAGGGCATGCCGAGGGCGAGGAACTTGGACATGACGGTCGGGAGATCCACGACGATGTCACGCGAGTAGGTGTGGATGTCGGTGCTGACCGTGTCTGGCTGCTGACCCTCCGCGATCATCCGGCGCGCCACCTCGAAGCTGAAGCCCGACATTCCGTGGCCCACATCCAGCAGCACGCCGCGTTCTCGCGCGGCACGTACGGAGCGGCGGACTCTGCCGTCCTCACCGAGGACCGTATTGCCCTCCCAGCCGGTGAAGGCGTGCGTGAGGATGTCTCCCGCACGGAGCGTGTCGACGATCTCGTCGACCCCCGCGGGCGCCGGCCCCAGATGCACCATGAGAGGAAGATCGACGTGATCGGCGACGCGCCTGGCTGCCGCGAGCGCAGCTCGCGTGTGCGCACCACCCACGTCGGCCGATGCGCGGACCTTGACCCCGAAGACGAAGTCCCTGTTCGCCTCGATCGCTTCGACCGCGGCATCCTCCGACACGTACCAGGGCGAGGCCAGCTCGCCACCGAGGCGGATGCTGGTCGTTCCGATGGACGAGATGTTGAGGAGGGCGCGGATCCGGACGGAAGACCGTTCGACCGCCGTGGCACGAAACGCTCCGATGAGGTGCGCTCCGGCGCTGCCGGCGTCGACGATCGTCGTCGTCCCCGATGGGAACGCGATGTCATCCGCGGGAACCCCCAGGTCCTGGCCGGAGAACACGTGCGTGTGAAGATCGACGAGCCCCGGAGCGACGACGAACCCGGTGACATCGATCACGTCGTCCGACGGCGCAGCGGGCAGGTTCGAGATGATGCCGTCCGCGAGCCGTACATCACCTCCGGTCGCCACACCGGTCTCCGGATCGTGGACGACACCGCCGCGCAACACCGTCGCCCGGATGGTGGCCCGTCCGCTATCGCCGCTCATCCGCCACCTCCGCGAAGTCCGTGCCGTTGGCGGGATCGTGAATGGCGACGAGGCGATCGCACCGCGATCCGAGCGACGTCGTCGCACGGCGCGCGGCGGCGATGTCCTCGGCGATCCCGATCGGCGTACCCGATTCGATGTTCCGCTTCACGAAAGCGGTCTCGATGATCCCCACAACACCCTCGGAAGTGTCGATGAGTACTGCCGCAGAGCCAGGGTGATGTCCTCCGGTCACCTCGAACAGGACGCCCGGGCGAACCTGCTCCCGCTCGGCGACCAATCGCAGCCGGCCCTCGATCGCGAGCGTGCGCAGGCTGTCCCACGATGACGCCGAGAAGTAGAACTCGGGTGCGGGGTGTCCCGGCGGATCCTCGAGGAACTCCCGTACACCGTCGCGAGCAAGGTAGAACGTCGCGTTCGGCAGAAGTGCCGCGTCGATGCCGCCGGAATGGTAGGTGACGGTCTGCGTGATGGCGACGAAGGCGACCTCCGCGGGGTCCACGCCCGCGTCCGCCAGGATCTCCGGCAGGGTGCGGACCTGCCGAAAGCCGACCGGGTCGCCGAACGCCTGGTTGGTCGCGCCGAGCGCATCCGCCTCGACCGCATCGAGCGGGAGCCCGGCATCGATGAGACCGACCGTCGAGCCGCAGCGGATGATCCACACGTAGAAGTGGAGATCGTGCAGGCCGGTGTCGTTGTCGCCGAACACGATGGCCCAACCGGGGGCCGGAAGGATCGCCGCGAGCTCGGCGTGGATCGAGTGATGGGCGGCGACGCCGGAGTGTCCGGCACTCTCACCCGAACGTGTCATCGCCTGCTCGAACCCGGTCACGGGGTTGCCCCGGTGCTCGCGATGCGCGGCAAGGAACGCGGCGTGCTGATCCAGGCACCATCCGATGTCGAGAGCGCGGCGGCTTCGGCGAGCTGGACTGCCCGGCGTCCCGCCGCGAGGGTGGGCTGATCGGCGAGCACTCCTCGGGCCCCGGCGATGAAGGCGGAGAGCTGGGTGACGAGCCAATCGTCGTCGCTATGCAGTTCTTCGACGAGCCCTTCCGCGGTGGCGACAGTGAGCCGCCGCGTCTCATCCAGCTCGAGCATTCCGCGCGTCCCCTGGACCGTGAATGAGATCCGCGGCGGTGCGTCGTATCCGACCCCGAATGACATCGCGGACGAGCCCACGATCGACGGACCCATGCGAGCCGCCACGACTACCGCGAGCTCCGCATCGGCCCGCTCAGTGGTCGGGGTCTGGGCCGAGACCGCCGTCACATCGGCGCCCAGCAGCCACTCCCATCGGTCGAAGACATGGTGGCTCTGCAGATGGAGTGTCCCTCCCCCGGCCTCCGCACTCCAGTACCAAGCGGGTGTGACGCGATACGCCTCGATCACGTTGTCGGAGACGAAATACGGCTCGCCGATCCCGCCGCTGCGGATGATCTCCCGCGCACGTCTCCACTCCTCGCGGAAACGGTAGCTGAATCCCATCATCCAGAACCCGGACGAGGACGCTGCGGCACTCAGTACGGCGTCGGCGTCCGCGAGGTCCGTCGTGAGCGGCTTGTCGATCAGGACATGCAGGTTGCGGCGAGCGGCCTCGATGCCCGCATCTCGATGGACGGCATTGGGCAGCCCGATGTAGACGGCATCGATGTCGGCGACGGCGCACGCCTCTTCCAGGGAGCCAGCGGCGACTGCTCCGACACTCGCGGCGACGTCGCGGGCTCGAGCCTCGTCGACGTCGATGATCGCTCCAACAACGACGCCGGGAAGCGTCGCCGCCGATCGGGCGACGCGTGCCCCCATGGATCCTGCACCCCACACCCCGAGGCGGATTTCGCGGTACGGCTCAGACATTGAACTCCCCCTGTCGAGAACGGTCGTCGTCCCTGGCTTCGAACCCTCTTCTGCGCAACGCCGCTACCGGGTCGGGATAAGCGTCCAGCAGTGCGCGGGTATAGGCATCCCGAGGGTTCGCCAGCACCTCGCGCGTATCGCCGATCTCCACCATCCGGCCGCTCTTCATCACGATCAGTCGATCGGCCAGAGCCGAGAGCACCGGCAGCTGGTGGGACACGAAGATCACCGAGATGCCCGTCTGATCCCGCAGGTCGAGGAAGAGATTCACGATCTCGGTCTGAACGGAGACGTCCAACGCGCTCACCGCCTCGTCGGCGATGACCACCTTCGGCCGAGGTGCGAGCGCGCGGGCGATCGCGACGCGCTGACGCTGCCCGCCACTGAGGTCTCGTGGAAGGCGCTGGGCATACGAGGCCGGAAGACGGACCTTGTCCAACAGGTCCGTGACGAATCGGGGCTCCTTCGCGCCCGCGATCCGATGCGCGACTCCCGCTTCGCGGATCGCCGCGCCCACCTGCATCTGAGGATTGAGGGACGAGTACGGGTCCTGGAACACCACTTGCAGCATGCTCCGCGCCGCGCGCAGACGAGCACGCTCGAGCGTCATGAGGTTCACACCGTCCAGCCAGACCTCGCCCGCGTCGGCATCGACGAGTCGGGCGACGCACTTCACCGTGGTCGACTTGCCGCTGCCGGACTCGCCCGCAATCCCCACGATCTCGCCCTGACCGAGGTCGAACGAGACGTCGTCGACGGCCGCGAGTCCGGCAGGTTTCGCCTGGCCCGGCATCCGCAGTGCGCCGCCCCGCGGGCGGTACACCTTCGTGAGGCCTCTCACCGAGAGGATGGGTTCGTTGATCAGCATGGATTCATCCATCTCAGAACGGGCACGCCGTCACGTGACGGTCGTCGACGCCGAGGAGCGTCATAGGAACTTCGTGGCACTCGCTTCTCGCCTGAACACAGCGCGGGGCGAAGGGACATCCGCCTTGATAGGGGGTCGTGCCGAGCGGAGGGCCCGGGATCGTCGGTCGGCGATAGCCGCGCTCCGGCACCGTCAGGGTCGGCACCGCGGCGATCAGAGCTCGCGTGTAAGGGTGCTGAGGACGCAGATACACCTCCTCGACGGGGCCGGACTCCACGACGAATCCCCCGTACATGACGACGACCTCATCGCACATCTCCGCGATCACGCCGAAGTCGTGCGACACGAGCAGGATCGAGGTTCCGCTCTCCTCGCGCACGCTGCGCAGGAGACGCAGGATCTGTGCCTGGGTGGTCGTGTCGAGCGCGGTAGTGGGTTCGTCGGCAATCAGCAGACGAGGACCCGCGCCCATCGCGATCGCCAGCATGACTCGCTGGCGCATGCCACCACTCAGCTCGTGGGGGTACATCCCCAGCTTCTTCGCCGGATCGGGGATGTCGACCTGATCGAGCAAGGACGTCGCTCGCGCGATGGCTTCCTGCTCCGACACACCAAGCGAGGAGCGCAGCGCCTCGGTCATCTGCGCCCCGATGCGCAAGGTCGGGTTGAGGGACGAGAACGGGTCCTGGAAGATCATGCCGACCTGGGTCGAG
This region includes:
- a CDS encoding 3-hydroxyacyl-CoA dehydrogenase family protein — its product is MTRIRTAVVGGGIMGGGIAIALARAGHEVTVIEPDEGAAASLKDRLRADGPPTAGETPTITPDLEAVSSARLVIEAAPEDLALKQRLWTRLGSLALVDAILASNTSSLDIDRLAECVPQPSRVLATHWFNPAYEVECVEVAPGTATSNDVLENVIDVLRQAGKRPVIVRNGAGFVANRIQFAAIREALLCIEEGISAESVDEIVSSSFAPRLAALGPLANADLGGLDTYLAIFEVLRAAHGERFSPPSILSALVAEGRLGVKSLAGVFDYTPASAREVATRRDDRLSRIIASAHEPAVDS
- a CDS encoding amidohydrolase family protein, which gives rise to MSGDSGRATIRATVLRGGVVHDPETGVATGGDVRLADGIISNLPAAPSDDVIDVTGFVVAPGLVDLHTHVFSGQDLGVPADDIAFPSGTTTIVDAGSAGAHLIGAFRATAVERSSVRIRALLNISSIGTTSIRLGGELASPWYVSEDAAVEAIEANRDFVFGVKVRASADVGGAHTRAALAAARRVADHVDLPLMVHLGPAPAGVDEIVDTLRAGDILTHAFTGWEGNTVLGEDGRVRRSVRAARERGVLLDVGHGMSGFSFEVARRMIAEGQQPDTVSTDIHTYSRDIVVDLPTVMSKFLALGMPFADVLRSATVTAAAAARSDAGTLRPGRPADVVVLERVPGRVEYDDAFGGSAVGGERLRVVMTYAGGRLEYDGRRLS
- a CDS encoding Gfo/Idh/MocA family protein, with the translated sequence MSEPYREIRLGVWGAGSMGARVARSAATLPGVVVGAIIDVDEARARDVAASVGAVAAGSLEEACAVADIDAVYIGLPNAVHRDAGIEAARRNLHVLIDKPLTTDLADADAVLSAAASSSGFWMMGFSYRFREEWRRAREIIRSGGIGEPYFVSDNVIEAYRVTPAWYWSAEAGGGTLHLQSHHVFDRWEWLLGADVTAVSAQTPTTERADAELAVVVAARMGPSIVGSSAMSFGVGYDAPPRISFTVQGTRGMLELDETRRLTVATAEGLVEELHSDDDWLVTQLSAFIAGARGVLADQPTLAAGRRAVQLAEAAALSTSDGAWISTPRSLPRIASTGATP
- a CDS encoding ABC transporter ATP-binding protein yields the protein MLINEPILSVRGLTKVYRPRGGALRMPGQAKPAGLAAVDDVSFDLGQGEIVGIAGESGSGKSTTVKCVARLVDADAGEVWLDGVNLMTLERARLRAARSMLQVVFQDPYSSLNPQMQVGAAIREAGVAHRIAGAKEPRFVTDLLDKVRLPASYAQRLPRDLSGGQRQRVAIARALAPRPKVVIADEAVSALDVSVQTEIVNLFLDLRDQTGISVIFVSHQLPVLSALADRLIVMKSGRMVEIGDTREVLANPRDAYTRALLDAYPDPVAALRRRGFEARDDDRSRQGEFNV
- a CDS encoding ABC transporter ATP-binding protein, coding for MTDPLLEIEDLRIGFAAKAADAEATVRGVSLRIDPGRIVGLVGESGSGKSLTCRAIMRLLPDRGHVLSGSVSFGGQDVLGFTRDELLEFRSTQVGMIFQDPFSSLNPTLRIGAQMTEALRSSLGVSEQEAIARATSLLDQVDIPDPAKKLGMYPHELSGGMRQRVMLAIAMGAGPRLLIADEPTTALDTTTQAQILRLLRSVREESGTSILLVSHDFGVIAEMCDEVVVMYGGFVVESGPVEEVYLRPQHPYTRALIAAVPTLTVPERGYRRPTIPGPPLGTTPYQGGCPFAPRCVQARSECHEVPMTLLGVDDRHVTACPF